A genomic segment from Bufo bufo chromosome 8, aBufBuf1.1, whole genome shotgun sequence encodes:
- the SLITRK4 gene encoding SLIT and NTRK-like protein 4, whose product MICPSSLRSYCHCLKMFLWLFLFLSTPISSTNPDSELTQEICNICSCLSVENVLYVNCEKVAVYRPNQLKPPQSNFYHLNFQNNLLIILYPNTFLNFTHAVSLQLGNNKLQNIEGGAFQGLSALKQLHLNNNELKILRADTFLGIENLEYLQADYNLIKYIERGAFNKLHKLKVLILNDNLISALPDNIFRFASLTHLDIRGNRIQKIPYIGVLEHIGRVVELQLEDNPWNCTCDLLPLKAWLENMPYNIYIGEAICETPSDLYGRLLKETNKQELCSMGTGSDFDVRILPPSMETTFTTPGGHTAQTSLNRLVTKSPKTTNPSKNSGIVSGKSVPNHTISQIVSFQTRVPPLSPCPSPCVCKTHPSDLGLSVNCQERNVYSLAELVPKPINAKKLHVNGNYIKQVEQTDFAEFEGLDLLHLGSNQLTTIQGNVFCNLTNLRRLYLNGNQIERLSPEIFTGLHNLQYLYLEYNVIREILGGTFESMPNLQLLYLNNNLLRSLPAYIFSGVPLARLNIRNNHFMYLPVSGVLDQLKSLTQIDLEGNPWDCTCDLVALKLWLEKLSEGIVMKEVKCETPVQFANIELRSLKNEILCPKLINKPPTQYTSPIPAITFTTPLGPMKSPPGGPVPLSILILSILVVLILTVFVAFCLLVFVLRRNKKPTVKHEGIGNQECSSMQLQLRKHDQKALKMDGISAETFFPQTIEQMSKSHTCGIMDTEMGFPFSDHQGQKVVLRNMADKDKDSLHGDSKKRLSTIDELDEFFPGRDSNLFIQNFLESKKEYNSIGVSGFEIHYPEKLQDKKCKKSLIGGNHSKIVVEQRKSEYFELKAKLQGTPDYLQVLEEQTALSKM is encoded by the coding sequence ATGATTTGCCCCAGCAGCCTGAGATCTTATTGTCACTGCCTGAAGATGTTTCTGTGGCTTTTCCTGTTCCTCTCTACCCCAATCTCCTCCACCAACCCGGACTCAGAACTCACCCAGGAGATCTGCAATATCTGCTCTTGTCTATCAGTCGAAAATGTACTATATGTCAACTGCGAAAAAGTGGCAGTTTACAGACCAAACCAGCTGAAGCCCCCACAGTCCAATTTCTATCACTTGAATTTTCAGAATAATCTTTTGATCATTCTGTACCCTAATACTTTCCTGAATTTTACTCACGCTGTGTCCCTGCAACTGGGCAATAACAAACTGCAGAATATTGAGGGAGGAGCTTTCCAGGGACTTAGTGCATTAAAACAGTTGCACTTGAACAACAATGAATTAAAGATCCTGAGGGCTGACACTTTCCTGGGCATAGAGAACTTGGAGTATCTCCAGGCTGACTACAATTTAATCAAGTATATTGAGCGGGGAGCCTTCAATAAACTGCACAAGCTGAAAGTCCTTATTTTAAATGACAATCTGATTTCTGCCCTCCCTGATAATATATTTAGGTTCGCTTCCTTGACTCATTTGGACATTAGAGGGAATAGAATACAGAAGATACCCTACATAGGTGTCTTGGAGCACATCGGGAGGGTTGTGGAGCTTCAACTAGAAGATAACCCTTGGAATTGTACGTGTGATTTACTGCCTCTAAAAGCTTGGCTGGAAAACATGCCATATAATATCTACATTGGAGAGGCTATCTGTGAGACACCTAGTGATCTGTATGGAAGATTATTAAAAGAGACTAATAAACAAGAGTTATGCTCTATGGGCACTGGTAGTGACTTTGATGTACGGATATtgcctccatccatggagacaaCCTTCACCACTCCTGGGGGACATACCGCTCAAACATCACTAAATCGTCTGGTCACCAAGTCCCCAAAAACAACCAATCCATCCAAAAACTCTGGCATTGTATCTGGCAAATCTGTACCCAACCACACCATTAGCCAGATTGTATCATTTCAGACCAGGGTGCCTCCCCTGTCACCTTGTCCATCTCCGTGTGTTTGTAAAACCCATCCTTCTGACTTGGGATTAAGTGTTAACTGTCAGGAAAGGAATGTATATTCATTAGCTGAGCTGGTACCTAAACCCATAAATGCAAAGAAACTTCACGTCAATGGGAATTATATCAAGCAAGTAGAACAAACAGACTTTGCAGAATTTGAAGGTCTGGATCTGCTTCATTTAGGAAGCAATCAATTAACAACAATTCAAGGAAATGTCTTTTGTAATCTTACTAACCTAAGGAGGCTTTATCTCAATGGAAACCAAATAGAACGCCTCAGCCCTGAAATATTTACTGGTTTGCACAATCTGCAGTACCTTTACCTGGAATACAATGTGATAAGAGAAATATTGGGGGGGACCTTTGAATCCATGCCAAATCTTCAGTTGCTATATTTAAATAATAACCTTCTGAGAAGCCTGCCAGCCTATATTTTCTCCGGAGTTCCTCTGGCAAGGCTTAATATACGAAATAATCATTTCATGTACTTGCCTGTAAGTGGCGTTCTTGACCAGCTCAAATCTCTCACACAGATAGATCTGGAAGGAAACCCATGGGACTGCACTTGTGATTTAGTTGCGTTGAAACTCTGGCTGGAGAAACTCAGTGAAGGTATTGTCATGAAAGAGGTCAAATGTGAGACACCTGTCCAATTTGCAAACATTGAGCTGAGATcactgaaaaatgaaattttgtgcCCCAAACTAATAAATAAGCCACCCACACAGTACACAAGCCCAATCCCTGCCATCACTTTTACCACTCCTTTGGGTCCCATGAAAAGTCCCCCAGGTGGTCCTGTCCCTTTATCTATTTTAATACTTAGTATTTTAGTAGTGCTTATTTTAACAGTTTTTGTTGCGTTTTGCcttcttgtttttgttttgagACGTAATAAAAAACCCACAGTAAAGCATGAAGGCATTGGGAATCAGGAGTGCAGTTCTATGCAACTCCAGCTGAGGAAGCATGACCAGAAAGCCCTTAAGATGGATGGTATATCTGCAGAAACCTTTTTTCCACAGACTATTGAACAAATGAGCAAGAGCCACACTTGTGGTATAATGGATACTGAAATGGGATTTCCGTTTTCTGATCACCAAGGGCAAAAAGTGGTCCTCAGGAACATGGCTGACAAAGACAAAGACTCATTGCATGGGGATTCTAAAAAAAGACTTAGCACAATTGATGAACTGGATGAATTCTTTCCAGGAAGAGACTCCAATTTATTTATCCAGAATTTTTTAGAAAGTAAAAAAGAATATAATAGCATAGGAGTCAGTGGCTTCGAAATACACTATCCCGAAAAGCTACAAGATAAAAAATGCAAGAAATCTTTGATAGGTGGAAACCACAGTAAAATTGTAGTAGAGCAGAGAAAGAGTGAATATTTTGAACTCAAAGCCAAACTTCAAGGCACACCTGATTACTTACAAGTGCTTGAAGAACAAACAGCGTTGAGCAAAATGTAG